Genomic segment of Synechococcus sp. A18-25c:
TGCTCTGACCCGCGCGGTGGCCTTCTCCTCGATCACCGGCATGCCCATGACGGTCGAGTCGGTGGCACCGATGCTGGACCCCAGCGGTCAGGGTGTGGAAGTCACGCCTGAGCAGGTGATCGACAAGGTGTCCGAAGTGTTCGGGGTGTCGGCGGATGAAATGCGGAGCAGCAGCCGTCGCCGTGCGGTCAGCCAGGCTCGTCAGGTGGGTATGTTTCTCATGCGTCAGGGCACTGGGCTGAGTTTGCCTCGCATCGGTGAAACCTTCGGAGGGAAGGATCACACCACCGTGATGTATGCCATCGACCAGGTGGAGAAAAAACTTGCCAGCGACCCCCAGGTGGCAAGTCAGGTTCAGCGTGTGCGTGACCTGCTCCAGATCGACTCCAGGCGCAAGCGCTAAGCAGGATCGGTTACGTCTGCCTCTGTCTCAGAACACCGCCTGGAAAATGTCCATCTGCACCACACCCACGACCTGACTCACTGGATTTGGCCCGGCTGGCGTGGCAGAAAGCGAAAAGGTGTAGATGTCTGCGGGTGGGTTGGTTCCTGCCTTGAAGGCGACTGTGATGGTTTCTCCAGGCGCGACTGGCGTGTTGAACTGCACATCGATCGTGCGCGCACCTTCGCTGAACGCTGCAGTTACTGGCACGGATCGGCCCTCCTGCCGAGGGGTACCGATGAAAGCAGTGACAGGAACGGCGCCGTTGTAGAAGGCAGGTTCAACGCCCCGGATCTGTTCCAGGTGCAGCTGGCCCAAGTCAGCGCTAGCGCCCTCAGGCATTTCAAGGGTCAGGTAGTACACAGCACAGCAGTCGAACGCGTACCAGCGAAAGTTCGTGAGTTTGGCTTGTGTTGGCACGGCCACGAAGCTGGTTTGACCCTTGAGTTCCAGTGTCTGGCCACTCGGCGGAAGTAGCAGGAGGGCCGCTGCGAGGCCAGCCGTCAAATGGAGCATTGGCTGATAGAGGTGGGATGGCTCAGGACTTGCCGGTCCAACCGGCTAAGTGTCGAGCTGCTGATGATTGGCAGAGGCGTCGGGCTGCTGGCAGCGCCGGATCGAGTTGCGCTGAGCTGAACGGAGGTAGAGGGCGGGTCCGAAGCCAGCTGCCCCAGCGGAATTCGTGATAAGGGATCAGGGGTTGTGGCTTGATCAGTCGTTCTTTCTTGAGCTTCCAAACCAGGCTTCGGTAGGGATCATCCTGCAGGTCAAGAAGAGAGGTCGGCAGGGCTGATGGGGCCCATGGTCCCTTGCCACGTTCATCGTGGAGATAAAGCCAACCTCGTTGCTGAAGCGCTTCCAGAGCATCATTTCGATTGACACTGTCGAGCTCAGCGATCACATAGCCATAGCTGGAGACATCGGTATCCATCTCCAGCAGGGCCCGCAGACGGTGATGACGATCCACCATCCAGAGCTGGCCGTCTCTGTTGCGCACCAGAGGCACCGGTTTCCTGCGCAGGTAGTTGAGCCGTTCACTTTGGCTGTCTTGGCCGAAGTCGCGCTGACGGCTCCACACTTCGGCAAGTCCAACGCACATCTGGGTTGGCTGCAGCGCACGCACCTTGACCTCAAACAGATCGTGCTCGCCGTCGTGATCAGGAATCCGGTCGAAATGGGGCAGGTGCAGGGTGAAGTCCGCAACGTTGCTGTCTTCACCCTATGCCGATCTCAACGGTTCTTCACTGTCGGATCTTCAGCGTCGGAAGGGTTGCAGGATGTCCATCTGGAGCACGCCGACTAGCTGAGGGATTGGATCGGGGCCTGCGGGAATGGCCGAGAGGGAAAAGGTGTAGAGATCTGCAGGCGGATTGGTGCCCAACTGAAAAGCCACGGTGACGGTGTTGCCTGGTGGCACCGCTTGTGGGAAGCGCACCACCACATTGCGGGCCCTGTCGCTGAATTCGGCGTTGGCGGCAATTGCTTCCCCTTCCCGTCGTGGTGTTCCTAAAAACGCTCTGACCGGAACGGCGCCCCGCCGAAAGGCTGGTTGCACGCCACGAATCTGATCAAGGTTGATGGCGCCGAGCCCCGCTTCGGCACCAGCAGGGAACTCGAGCACCACGTAAATCACGGCTTTGCCCTGGAAGGCGTACCACTGGTAGTTCACGAGTTTTGCCTTGGTGGGCACGGCCACGAAGCTGGTCTGACCGTTGAGGTCAACCGATCGAACCGGAGCCAGTGAGCTCAGCAAGGCAACTGTGAGGGATGTGGCGATGGCTGCGGCTTTCGCAATGCTTTTGGAAGTGCTCTTGGCGAAGGTGCTCAGACGCATGGCGTTCGTGGGTTCCCGTTGATTCTGGTCGAATCGGCGGTTGGTTCAGGCATGCACGGATCCCGAGATCCATCGCATAGCCCTCAGAATGAGATGTGATTAATGGGCATTCCGGTGGAGCAGTCGTTTGATCTTGTGGTGATCGGTGCTGGCTCCGGTGGTCTGGCGGCAGCTAAGCGGGCAGCGCGTTACGGCGCCAAGGTGGCCATCGTGGAAGGGGATCGTGTGGGTGGAACCTGCGTGATTCGCGGCTGTGTGCCCAAGAAGCTGCTGGTTTATGGATCCAAGATGGTGGAGCATCTCGAAAATGCTCCCAGCTACGGCATTCATCCTTCAGCGCTGACGATCGACTCGTCCCAGTTGCTCGCCAATGTGCGCACCGAGGTGGATCGTCTCAATGCGCTGCATATCGACTTCCTGGAGAAGGCCGGCGTGACCCTGATTCGAGGCTGGGGCCGCTTCGAGGATGCTCACCACATTGTGGTGTCGCCGACTCCAGCAGGCGAGCCTGAGCATCGGCTCCGTGCTGAACGGGTGATGATTGGCGTTGGCGGTCGCCCCCATCGCCTTGACATCCCTGGCGCTCAGCTGGCTTGGGTGAGTGATGACATGTTCCAGCTGGAGCGCTTTCCCGAACAGGTGGTGGTGGTCGGCGCCGGTTTCATCGCCTGTGAATTCGCTGGAATCCTCCGTGGGCTGGGTGTTCAAGTGACTCAGCTCGTGCGGCGAGATCACCTTCTCCATGGTTTTGACAGTGAGCTGTCGTCGGCGGTGCAGGAGGGCATGCTTGAGCAAGGCATCGACCTGCATTTCTCCACCAGTCCTGTCGCCATTGAAGGTGTGCCTGGGGATCTTGTGGTGCTAACGCAAACCGGGGAACGGCTGTCCTGCGGTGGTGTTCTGTTGGCCACAGGTCGACGACCGTTTCTGCACGGACTTAACCTCCAGGCGGCAGGCATCACTGTTGAAGGGCATCGGCTACAGGTGGATGTTGATCAGCGCACCAACGTCTCCCATGTTTTCGCCGTTGGCGATGTGACGGACCGCATTTGTCTTACACCCGTTGCGATTGACGAAGGTCGTGCTTTTGCAGACAGCATTTATGGCCAGCGGCCGCGGCAGGTCAATCATGATCTGGTGGCGAGCGCCGTGTTCTGTCAGCCAGAACTGGCCACGGTGGGTCTTTCGGAGGATGAGGCGGTGGCCCGCTTTGGAGCGTCGGGGGTGGTGATCCATCGCGCCCGTTTCCGCTCGATGGAACAGGCTTTGCCCAAGCGTGGTCCGCGCTGTCTGCTCAAACTTGTGCTCGAAGCGGGTACGGAGAAGGTGCTTGGTTGCCATATGGTTGGCGACCATGCAGCCGAGATCATTCAGATGGCTGCAATTGCCGTTGGCATGGGAGCCACCAAGGCTGATTTTGATCGCACCATGGCTTTGCATCCCACCGTGTCAGAGGAGTTCGTGACGATGGCCTGATAGCCAGATCAGCCTCGAATTCTGCGATCCAGGGTGTCGGCAAGACGCAGGGCCAGAGCAATGGTGGTGAGGCCGGGCCCGACACTTGGGCAACTGGCAAACACGCTGGTGTCGGCAATGTAGAGGTTGTCGATGTCGTGGCACTTGCCGTCAGCATCCACGACGGAGGTGGCGGCATCGTTGCCCATGCGGCAAGTGCCGCAGGCAAAGCCGACCACACTCAAAGGGGCTTCTCCTCGGGGATGGACAGGTTCAGCTGTCACGACTCGCGTCAGTGGATCGGCTTCGACCGCTTTGAGGGTGTCAATCCAGCGGTAGACAAGACGATCGTGAGCTTCGCGGTTGTTGTGGATGTAATTGATGCGGACCTGATTGTTGTTCAACCAAATGCGGTTTTCTGAATCAGGCAACACCTCGGTCATGGCCCACCACGCCACGGACTTTGACGCCAGACGTTCCAACCCTGCATCGGGAATCAACTTGCTCACCAAGGAAAGCACCGGCGGCGATTCTGCGAACAGCGCATCTTGAAGCACGCCGCCGGCGGCCTGGATGTGGCCTAGAGGGAAACTGACATTCTTGTCGCCCCAGTAGTAGTCGTTAATCCCAAGAGATCTTGCGTAGCGGCCGCTGTTGGCTTCAGATGCTTTTTGCAGGATGGAAGTGAGCTGAAGATTCATCAGATTGCGGCCCACCTGCTCAGAGCGATTGGCGAGCCCCCCTGAATGGCGCTCGTTGCTGGAGCGAAGCAGGATCGCTGGGGTGTTGATGGCGCCTGCCGCTAGCACGACCAGATCCCCTGAAAACAGCCAGGACTCCCCGTCCACATCGGCTTCTACCCCCTTCACCTCCCGGCCCGACGGATTCACATGCAGCCGTTGAACATTGGCGTGGGTGCGCACCTGCAGATTGTTGGTGTCGGCGTTGTCGATTCCATAGAGCTGGGCGTCGCCGCTGGGGTCGTCCTGATTGTCGGACCAGCTGATCGGCAGGTCATAGGGTTGACAACCCTGACGCTTCAACCCCTCGCGTAACGGCTCAAGGAACGGCGTTAAGGGACGTGGTAGGTGCTCGAATGCCTTGGTGCGTGGTGGCTCTGTGGGATCGACACCGACCTTGCCATGCACGTGGTATAGCGCTTCGGCCTTGTCGTAGTAAGGCGCCAGATCGCTGTAATGAATGGGCCATGCGGGAGAAATACCTTGCTGCAGTTGCACCTCGCCGAACTCCCGTTCCCGCATTCGCTCCAGAACCGCACCCCAGATTTTGGTGTTGCCCCCTAATGCGTAGGCGGTTTGCGGTGCGATCGGGTCACCGTCAGGTCCAAACCAGTGCTCATCCTTGGGGTGGTAGCGATCCTTTCGCAGCAGGTCGACATCCGCGACGTTTTGGTCGCTGAGAGGCATGGCCTCACCACGTTCGAGCAAAAGAACATGTCGTCCCGCACGACTCAGAGCACCCGCGAGGGTGCCTCCCCCGGCACCGCTGCCGATAACGATGATGTCGTAGTGGCGATCGTCGATGATCATGGCTGGATGTTTGGGTGTGAATCGGCCGTTGCAGGTTGATCAGGTGGTGCGTTGCCAGACGTAGATCAATACGTAGAGGATGATCCAGATCACATCCACGAAATGCCAGAACAGGCTGACGGCTGTGACACCCATTTCCCCCTTGGCGTAATTGTTGGGACGGAAGGATCTCGCCAGCATCAGACCCATGAGCAGGATGCCGGTAATGACATGAAGTCCATGAAATCCCGTCAATAAGTAGAACGTGCCGCCAAAAACACCGCTGTTGAGATGGAAGGGAAGCTCCGACCATTCGACGTACTGCCCGTACACGAAATAGGCACCCATGGCCATCGTGAGAAGCCATAGGGCACGGAATCCCCAGAGGTTGTCCTTGTGCAGGTAGCGTTCAGCGAAATAGGCGACGAAGCTGGAACTGACCAGGATGACGGTGTTGATGAAAGGGAGCTTTGTCTCTAGACCCTCAACACCCTCCGGAAGCCACTCGGGGCTGGTGAGTTTGAGCAGCGAAAAGCCCACAAAGAAAGCCAGAAAGATGATGCTTTCTGAGCAGAGAAAAATAATGAACCCGGTGAGGTTGTGGCCGTCGTGCTTGATGTGCCCCGGTTGATGATTGAGAGAAAGATCTGGATTGGCGCTGGTCATCGATTTAGGCCTCCATGGATCGGCGGATGTAGAACTCTTCGTCCTCAACGAGGGGGCGCCCCAGTCCGTAGCCATAGGGCTCACTCATGACCGTGGGCACGTCATCTTCAAAATTTTCGGCAGGGGGTGGAGAAGGCAGTAGCCATTCCAGTCCGATCGCATTCCATGGGTTGGCGGACGCTTTGGCGCCCCGTGACCAGGAGCTGACAAGGTTGAGGATGAATGGAATGGAAGCCACACCGAGCATGAAAGCCCCGATGCTGGCAATCACATTCCAGATGGCAAATTCCGGGTCATAGGAGGCCACACGGCGGGGCATGCCGTAAAGGCCGGCCCAATGAAGAGGGAGCCAATTGAGTGTTGCCCCGATGAATGTGAGAGCGAAATGCACCTTGCCGAGACCTTCGTAATACATGCGCCCGGTGAACTTCGGGAACCAGTGGTAGATGCCGGCGAAGATCCCGAAACCGATCGTGTTGAAGATGATGTAGTGAAAATGAGCCACCACGAAATAGGTGTTGCCGACGTGAATATCAATCGGAACGGTGCCAAGCATGACGCCGGTAATGCCGCCGAAGATGAAATTCACCAGTCCTCCCAAGACAAACAACATTGGAGTGGTGAGGCGGATCTTGCCTCCCCAAAGAGTGCCTAGCCAGGCGAACACCTTCACGCCTGTGGGTACGGCGATCAGCATGGTGGTGACCATGAACAAATTGCGCATCCACTGGGGTGTTCCTGTGTAAAACATGTGGTGAACCCACACGATCAGACCGAGGAACGTGATGATGAACGAGGCCAGAGCTACGAACTTGTAGCCGAAAAGTGGTTTGCGTGAATACACCGTGATGAGTTCGGAAAAGATGCCGAACACCGGCAGCACCATGACGTACACCGCTGGGTGCGAGTAAAACCAGAAGAAATGTTGATAGAGAACCGGATCGCCTCCGCCTTCAGGTCGAAAGAAACTGGTGCCGAAGCTGAGGTCAAAGAGGAGCATGATGGCGCCGCCTGTTAAGGCAGGCAGGCCAATGAGCTGGAGGGTCTGTGCCGCCCAGGCAGTCCAGATGTACACAGGCATCTTGAAGAAACCCATGCCGGGAGCACGCATCCGCAGGATCGTGGTGACAAAGTTGATCGCGCCCATGATCGAGGAAATGCCGGAAAGCGCTACAGCGAGGATCCACAGAAATTCCCCGTTGATCAGATGCCCAAGCGGGTTCTGAATGCTGACCGGTGGATACGACCACCAACCGGATGACGCAGGACCGCCCGGCACGAAAAAGCTGCTCAGCAACACCAGGGCAAACACAGGCACCAACCAGAAGGCGGCGGCATTCACCTTGGGGAAGGCCATGTCGGGTGCCCCGATCATGGTCGGAATCAACAGGTTGTTGAATCCATTGAGGACCGGAAAAAGAAATAGGAACAGCATCACTGTCCCGTGCATCGTGTAAAGACCGTTGTAAACACTCGGGTCAACTAGATCGGATGGAGGTGTGATCAGCTCTCCGCGCATCACCATGGCCAGCAGACCTCCCACGAGCAGGAAGAACAGCGACAAGCCGATGTATTGGATACCGATCACCTTGGCGTCGGTGTTGAAACTGAAAAAGCGTTTCCAGTTGTCGGGTGCCCCTGGAACAGGATGGGGAGCCTTGAGCACCCTCGGGTCGTAATTCGTGCTGGTCATCGGGGTCAGGCGTCGTGGGGCTCGTCGGGATTGCCGGGGTCGTTGACCATCGGTGGTGTTGCTGGAGGCACCGTGGCCCATCCACGGTTGCCGTCTTTAAGTCGCTTGGCGTAGAGCGATGTCCCAGGGCTCAGTCCCTGCACAAGCGGACGTTTGGCCGTGGCCTTCAGCCAGGTGTTGTAAGCCTGCTCGGACTCCACGACCACGTCGGTTTGGTTGTGAGAGAAGTAGGCGCCACTGAACATCGAGTCGCGCAGGCGATATCGACCTTCTCGAGTCGGTGTGATGCTGTATGAGATCACACTTCCAGGAATGATGTCCTGTTTCAAACGGAATGCTGGGATGTAGAAGCCATGCAAGACATCCTCCGAGCTGAGCTGGAAATTGGCCCGCTGATTGATCGGTAAATGCAGTTCTGAGCTACGCACACCATCGGGATAAATGAATTCCCACGACCACTGGCGGGCAATTACATCGATCGGCCCGATGTCACGACGAGCATCCACAGTTGCCACGGCATCAGGGGCTTGGTTCACCGCAACGTCATATTTCTGCTTGGGGCCCAGGGACGCCAGTTTTTCGTTGACTTGGATCGAATAGAAGGCCAAAGCCATCACGATCACGAAGGGAATCACTGTCCAAGTGATTTCCAATCGGGTGTTGCCTTCGATGGGAAGACCGTCACTTTCGTCATACTTCTCTGCCCGGTTGAAGATCACAGACCAAAGGATGAAACCCACGGATCCGATGAAAATGAAGGCACCGATCCCTACTTCAAGACTGAACAGGTCATCGACATAGGGCGCAGCCGTTGATGCAGGAACAGGAAGCCATGCGTAAGACCATTGGGCGACTTGAATGCTCAAGAGAGCATCCGCAATTGTTGCCATCGCAACGATGACCAGCAATCGGAGAGGGAATCCCTTTTTGGGTGTTTGTGTAGATGTCATGGCAGGGCCTCCTTGAGATCTGCGCCTGCC
This window contains:
- the gorA gene encoding glutathione-disulfide reductase; this encodes MEQSFDLVVIGAGSGGLAAAKRAARYGAKVAIVEGDRVGGTCVIRGCVPKKLLVYGSKMVEHLENAPSYGIHPSALTIDSSQLLANVRTEVDRLNALHIDFLEKAGVTLIRGWGRFEDAHHIVVSPTPAGEPEHRLRAERVMIGVGGRPHRLDIPGAQLAWVSDDMFQLERFPEQVVVVGAGFIACEFAGILRGLGVQVTQLVRRDHLLHGFDSELSSAVQEGMLEQGIDLHFSTSPVAIEGVPGDLVVLTQTGERLSCGGVLLATGRRPFLHGLNLQAAGITVEGHRLQVDVDQRTNVSHVFAVGDVTDRICLTPVAIDEGRAFADSIYGQRPRQVNHDLVASAVFCQPELATVGLSEDEAVARFGASGVVIHRARFRSMEQALPKRGPRCLLKLVLEAGTEKVLGCHMVGDHAAEIIQMAAIAVGMGATKADFDRTMALHPTVSEEFVTMA
- a CDS encoding ParB-like protein, with translation MHLPHFDRIPDHDGEHDLFEVKVRALQPTQMCVGLAEVWSRQRDFGQDSQSERLNYLRRKPVPLVRNRDGQLWMVDRHHRLRALLEMDTDVSSYGYVIAELDSVNRNDALEALQQRGWLYLHDERGKGPWAPSALPTSLLDLQDDPYRSLVWKLKKERLIKPQPLIPYHEFRWGSWLRTRPLPPFSSAQLDPALPAARRLCQSSAARHLAGWTGKS
- a CDS encoding DUF2808 domain-containing protein, which translates into the protein MRLSTFAKSTSKSIAKAAAIATSLTVALLSSLAPVRSVDLNGQTSFVAVPTKAKLVNYQWYAFQGKAVIYVVLEFPAGAEAGLGAINLDQIRGVQPAFRRGAVPVRAFLGTPRREGEAIAANAEFSDRARNVVVRFPQAVPPGNTVTVAFQLGTNPPADLYTFSLSAIPAGPDPIPQLVGVLQMDILQPFRR
- a CDS encoding cbb3-type cytochrome c oxidase subunit I is translated as MTSTNYDPRVLKAPHPVPGAPDNWKRFFSFNTDAKVIGIQYIGLSLFFLLVGGLLAMVMRGELITPPSDLVDPSVYNGLYTMHGTVMLFLFLFPVLNGFNNLLIPTMIGAPDMAFPKVNAAAFWLVPVFALVLLSSFFVPGGPASSGWWSYPPVSIQNPLGHLINGEFLWILAVALSGISSIMGAINFVTTILRMRAPGMGFFKMPVYIWTAWAAQTLQLIGLPALTGGAIMLLFDLSFGTSFFRPEGGGDPVLYQHFFWFYSHPAVYVMVLPVFGIFSELITVYSRKPLFGYKFVALASFIITFLGLIVWVHHMFYTGTPQWMRNLFMVTTMLIAVPTGVKVFAWLGTLWGGKIRLTTPMLFVLGGLVNFIFGGITGVMLGTVPIDIHVGNTYFVVAHFHYIIFNTIGFGIFAGIYHWFPKFTGRMYYEGLGKVHFALTFIGATLNWLPLHWAGLYGMPRRVASYDPEFAIWNVIASIGAFMLGVASIPFILNLVSSWSRGAKASANPWNAIGLEWLLPSPPPAENFEDDVPTVMSEPYGYGLGRPLVEDEEFYIRRSMEA
- a CDS encoding DUF2808 domain-containing protein, which gives rise to MLHLTAGLAAALLLLPPSGQTLELKGQTSFVAVPTQAKLTNFRWYAFDCCAVYYLTLEMPEGASADLGQLHLEQIRGVEPAFYNGAVPVTAFIGTPRQEGRSVPVTAAFSEGARTIDVQFNTPVAPGETITVAFKAGTNPPADIYTFSLSATPAGPNPVSQVVGVVQMDIFQAVF
- a CDS encoding cytochrome c oxidase subunit II, which codes for MTSTQTPKKGFPLRLLVIVAMATIADALLSIQVAQWSYAWLPVPASTAAPYVDDLFSLEVGIGAFIFIGSVGFILWSVIFNRAEKYDESDGLPIEGNTRLEITWTVIPFVIVMALAFYSIQVNEKLASLGPKQKYDVAVNQAPDAVATVDARRDIGPIDVIARQWSWEFIYPDGVRSSELHLPINQRANFQLSSEDVLHGFYIPAFRLKQDIIPGSVISYSITPTREGRYRLRDSMFSGAYFSHNQTDVVVESEQAYNTWLKATAKRPLVQGLSPGTSLYAKRLKDGNRGWATVPPATPPMVNDPGNPDEPHDA
- a CDS encoding GMC oxidoreductase; the protein is MIIDDRHYDIIVIGSGAGGGTLAGALSRAGRHVLLLERGEAMPLSDQNVADVDLLRKDRYHPKDEHWFGPDGDPIAPQTAYALGGNTKIWGAVLERMREREFGEVQLQQGISPAWPIHYSDLAPYYDKAEALYHVHGKVGVDPTEPPRTKAFEHLPRPLTPFLEPLREGLKRQGCQPYDLPISWSDNQDDPSGDAQLYGIDNADTNNLQVRTHANVQRLHVNPSGREVKGVEADVDGESWLFSGDLVVLAAGAINTPAILLRSSNERHSGGLANRSEQVGRNLMNLQLTSILQKASEANSGRYARSLGINDYYWGDKNVSFPLGHIQAAGGVLQDALFAESPPVLSLVSKLIPDAGLERLASKSVAWWAMTEVLPDSENRIWLNNNQVRINYIHNNREAHDRLVYRWIDTLKAVEADPLTRVVTAEPVHPRGEAPLSVVGFACGTCRMGNDAATSVVDADGKCHDIDNLYIADTSVFASCPSVGPGLTTIALALRLADTLDRRIRG
- a CDS encoding heme-copper oxidase subunit III, giving the protein MTSANPDLSLNHQPGHIKHDGHNLTGFIIFLCSESIIFLAFFVGFSLLKLTSPEWLPEGVEGLETKLPFINTVILVSSSFVAYFAERYLHKDNLWGFRALWLLTMAMGAYFVYGQYVEWSELPFHLNSGVFGGTFYLLTGFHGLHVITGILLMGLMLARSFRPNNYAKGEMGVTAVSLFWHFVDVIWIILYVLIYVWQRTT